AGACGGTGAAAAATTAAACGTCGCCCTAAAGAACAAAgcaattcaaaaaataatataatgtaaaccTGACtgaacaaaatgacaaaatccCGCTGCAATAATTTCACCTGATAATACAAAGGTCCTTGATACTATACATAGGTATAGCAAAATCCGTTTCGTCAAGGCAGCCTGGAGTCGGGCCACGGGTGAGTCACTCCGCTTTCTACCGTCGCCAGTGGGTAGCGGTCGATGACACTGGGCACCACTGGGCCTGTTTATCCCCCATTCGTACTAGACCTATTGTGCTAAAATACTGTCGTAAACAAATGACTAAGGAATATTTTGCATTAGGTAGGTTGGTTTAGAGGGGACAGGTTTAGAATTGAATGCTGTTGAGAGCCAATTCTGAAAAAAGGCTTTCTGGAAGTTTCGATATGAAATTTGTTAAGTGGCAAGGTCTTATATGGATTTTTTGAATAGTTCATGTAATAATCAGAATTAGTATTTCTCTAGTTCGGATTATGTTTTGCTTTGATATAGTTACTGAGTCATAGGTATCGTTATTATGATAAACtcacttaaatataatttatatttaaaaaaaaaaaaacatttcggaTATGAATCATCGACGAGCTCATGACGAATAACCTCATTCATAGTTCTACAAAATCGGGTCAATAAAACAATACGTTGTGATAAAtgttctgaaataaaaataaaataaaagtacctaagtaattactAAGATCGTTTTCCTGTTCGATAAGCTTCAGTTACCGGCAACCCTATAGTGAACAAGGAAACTCCACGAAGCCGGCCGACCTCAAAAACAAGTGCGAAATGACTAAAGCAAAACGAACGTGACGACCGAAACTGAACGGTAGCGCCGATGAGGTAATCACActatgaatgaaaaaatatataaaaaatctaaaataagctAACTGTAAGGTCGATGAAAAAAGCCTgctatcaaaattctatcttaAATTCATGCCTATAGAATTACTTTTTGAATGAGGTAACGTGTGGATATTTTGAGAACTTGGTATTGAATAGACATAGCAGATACAGAATATGACTCATCTGTGACTAGGAGATTACTGAGCGTGAACTTTAGGTAGTCAAGTTGTGTTTATGTTCTCGGTATTAGATTTCAAGCTATATTTAGATTTTGCACGGTCTATTCAGGATCTGACTAGTGCTTTCGGTGAAGAGAGCCGGATAACCTGTTTTGGACTAATGGCACCAAAGGATAAAGATTTATGAATCACTGCTCTATAAATGAGAAACGATAAAAATAAGTACTATATTAGCTAACGTTCTAGAtttgaaactaacatttccacCCAGTCGATCTCTCAGAGAACTGATTTCGATTGACGTTCTGTCCTCAAAATCACACAAAGGTTCAAGGAGACACAAGCGTAGGTATTCATGAAAATTAATACCTATAGTCAAGGTAAGGCCAAaggaattataattaaaaagttgAGTCGTGATATAAAAGGAGgatattatattttagaaaagGTTTAACAGTCCGCGAAGAAGTGCAATCTACACTCGTACTTATATCAGTATCGTGAAGGCTGTGTTTGTGGACTAAATTCCTTCCTAGTGCTTAAGGTTATCATTAGTGTTAAAAACCCAAGCCCTATTAGACCTAACAAGAATATAAAAAGCCGTGAACAAGTTAACAAATGACCAAACCCATAAAGTAAACTTTCACTTCGATATTTATAACGTAagcagaatttattttaaacatttgtcTATAAATATCAGACTGGACCATAATGTCTGCTTGTCTTCCTAGACGCAGACAGCTTGTCTATTAACTGGGAATAAAATATGCCTCTTCTAGCTACACTTTTTTATCTTGACTAGCTTACCCAGTGACATTTGAAACCGGTTGCCTAGAGCGTGAATCATGTGAAATGGCAACCATATTAATAAAGgaagcaaataaaacaaaataattataacatggCATAGtatttattatcataaaaatgaTAACTTACATCGTAAtccgaaatattttttaaaaggtaAAAAACAATAGATAAATACGTAACTGATTTACAAATTAATCCttagaataaacaaaaaatgttaaatacagTGTAAGTATAGAAAAACCCCTCGTGTTATTGGGCAGTAAAGGTttattatgacattactttggacGATACGAAGCAATTAACTTATTATTAacctacattacctacatattagtTTATGGACGGAGAACTTAGCAATAATATTAATCGTAATCGTATTATGCTGTAGGTATACACCATATTCAGTCCGAACAAATGGGTACTGAACTGTAAAATTAACATTATTCAATTAAGACAACATGCTTAGTTGGAGAAAAGTTGTAGTAGATACGACATAAACTtgtgagtaggtaagtattccCGTAACTACACATTTTTGTAAATTCCTTTGAAACCGTTactaattataaaattcagCTCCAGTCTAATAAAGAAGATCAAAAATGGACGGAAAGGTTGATCAGCTTCTAATTTACGTTATTTAATGATCAAACATAatacagtaaaatatatttaaattcgtTATTGAGGCTTTTAACGTATAATTACAGAGTTACAAACTAAAGATTATAAGAATTGTCGACTTATGACTATagcaaatttaatttattatccagttctttttgcattaaaaaaaaagccaaaCAAAGATTGTGTTTGTCAACTTGAACCGTAAAGCAAAGAACTTTAGGTCCGTTATCAACATTTTGAGGATCGATGCACGCAGCATTGAGGTGCAAATGCACTTGTGACCCTGGCGCAACGAACGgcataaaataacaatacattaACTTTTATAAAACTCTAATCAATACCTACACTTTACTTTCATATAAATActtatcaatataaataattcacCGTGAGTCCTATTTACAAATGCGTACTACTATTCATTAAATGAAAAAGCAAATGTGTTGATGAACTTAATTATAAAGTTTGAAATGATGCAAGTATAATGATATCATGGAAGTTTTTTAACAACTAGGTAAGtatctaatttaaatatttacaatacaaataataaaatcctAATGAATAATATTGATCCCCATTGAACGGATACGAAGCAACAAAATTACCCAATTATGAAAACCCGAAGCTATTCAGAATGTTTTCCAAATTCTAAGTAAAAGGATACTTACATAtggattacaaaatattttgtagtagaTTTAATCCCAAGGTCAACTTATTCTTATCTTAAATGACGGACATTTGTAAACCGTTACATTATTTTACGTAGAACAATGCCTTACACTAAGTTCTAAACACATTACGAAATTTTCTCCACAGGTACTTAATAAGATCTAAATGGACGGCAATACGAGCGAAACTATTCTAGCCAGCCGGGTTCAGGCTAGTCAACCGTAATCATGCATTGCTTTATCACAGCGTATACTATTGTATAACATAACTTAAAGACGACGTTACACGCGTGTCATGCCTGTGTTATCGTATTTTCCCAATGCCTAGACGGTATTTTTCAGAAAAGCGATGACTATCAGACTACGCCGAGTCAGTAATTCTACAAACTTCGACAGGTAGTAGGCTGTAATATTGTCCTTGACATGAAAACCAGTATTTTACACGTTTGTTACCAATTTGTGTTTCAGAATTTTTCAGTCATCGGCATTCGTCAGTCAATGGACTAATAACGACAGCGCTGTAGTGAGGTACGCTCACTGCCTGCCTTACACCTAAAGCGCGGGTGTTGAATCACGTGTAGCAGTTGTCTTCATCGGCATGGTCACTGCAGTCGATGGTGCCGTCGCAGAGCTGCGACAGCGTGATGCAGCGGCCGTCCACGCAGCGCAGCTCCCCGCTCGGGCAGGGGGACGCGTGCGCGCGAGACCACTGCGCATCTTTACCATACACTGCTCCCGGCCCCGGTGCCGGTCCCTCAGCGAGTGCCACTTTTTCAGCGTCGTCGGTAGCAGCTCCAGGAGTTATAGCGACTGCACCCATGTCAGACTTATGGGGAGCGGCGGCTACATCATCTTTATCAACATACGCGAACGTCTCGTTTCCTTGCTCTTCTGCAGCTTCTGCGGCCTGCTCCGCTACCGCTTTCTGCAATAATATGATTTATAAGATATTAATTAACTGGTCATCCAATAGGCATTTACTAAAGCTGCTACAGTAGCAGAAAGGTTGAACATAGATTTAATTGAAGTCGGCTTAGTTTTGATTCAACGAAAACATAAGTGTTGGAGTTGtgacaaaaaaataacgttACCCTTAGCAAGGCCGCGCCATCAATAACTCTGTCTAACTTGTGTGTAGATTTATCCAAGCGAGTAGTTTGTGTAGCTGCCGGCAGAGCTACTGAGCTGGGTGGAGGTACTCCAAACCGTGTCGGCACCATGCGCTGCGCTGACTTCTGGTCGGGAGGATTTTGTGAAGGTTCTTTTCCCTCCTTTTCAAACTCATCGAAAAACCCGAGGTCTCCCATATTCACGTCTTCAATTGACTCATTGTCTGAAACAGTTTTCTGAGATGCCTTATCTCCTACAAGTTTTTTCTCTTCAGCTTTCAATATAATGGTTTCGGTAGTGGCATCCTTGGTATTATCTTGTTCGTTACCAGAGTGTGGAGCGCGGTGGTAGTGCGATAGTCTGGGTGGTAAAGGACGACGCGTgaagttttttcttttataagaaTTATTACTGTCGCTCGTTACAAGGAGTTCCTTGCTACTCTCATCtcctaaaacaaaattattcagAATAGATCCAGTTAAATCatgttcaaaaaaataaaattgatgtcataatattttaatgcattACCAGCACGCTGTCTAGGGTTTTTTTTTCCCACGGGCACTCTGTTGGGTCTCCTGATGGCTGGCGCCGGTGCCGAGCCCGCGGACTCTTCCCCCGGCTCGTGGGCATCGACGCCGTGAACATTGCCGACCTCATGCGCTCCATCGATAGCGTGGTGGCTGTGAGCACCGCACGTGTCCACGTGCTCGTCCTCACCGTCCGGGCAGTCCGAGTAGCCGTCACAAAGCCAACGCTTCAGAATACACCCTCCAGAACCACACCTGTGGAATTCATAACGTTGAtttatcaatataaaaatacattaaaaaatatttatatattttaaagatGATGATTCACTCAGAAAAGATGTGAAAATACGGTCTATGCTAATTACGGACAGCATTGCTTTCGGAATGAAAATCAATAATAGTGAGAACAAAAACGTATGAGTGAGTATATTACCTGTACTCATTCTGATCGCACTGAATGCATGTGGTCTCATCTTCTCCAAGAGCACAATCCTTGGTGCCATCACAGATCCAGTCTCTGGGTACGCAGGAGCCATCACTGCAGGCGAACTCGCGCGGGTAGCATGGTGTCTTGGCAGCCACGCAGTTTGTACGACCATACTGCTTGCAGTTGAAAGCCGGAATCAGTTCGCTGGGAATTTGACCTTCGCATGTGTCCACGACCGCTgaaatgaaagaaaatatagGAATAAATGTTCAgcgaatgtatttataataatattgaattttataaaaaataatttacctttACATAAACTGTAGCATGGCTTCTTCGGAGGGTATGGAGGAGGATTGCATTCAGGCTCGAGCAAAGCACATACGAAATGTCTCACACGGTCACTGCAATTAGCTGCCACTAAATAGTCAATCTGAGGCATCAATGATGTTATATCTGTATGTCCAATCTTCGCTGGAGTACCGGCTAGGTCGTATGGTAGCACACCGCGGCACAGAGATAGACGGGTTGAACGACACTGAACTGAAAATGTTAATGAAGAAATTGGTACTTCGCAAGATAAGTTATCTAATTTGGAAATATGAAACATTAAAATAGTTAGTTCACATCATATTCACACCAACATCacaatgacaaaatgttatttatttgatgcaTTTCATTGAAAATTGAATAGTGATTGTGAGTAATAACTACGTACCATTTGCCTTGAACCTTAGTGATGAAACCGCATGCCCCACGTAACTAAAGCTAATGACTTACCCTCTGAATAGATATTGGatggatatttttttgtagttgtATCGTCTCCGTCACGCCACGTGGGAAGCGTGGGGGACACTCTAGTGTTATAGAGAGAGCTTTGTGTAGTGGACTTCATTTTTTCTGCATCCTCTATAGAAATACCAAACAACTTTGAATGACCTGAGGTGAAGTTGATGTCGTCAGCACTGGGGTGGCGCACGTAAAACTCTTGCATATCAGGCGGCGCATTCTGAGCTCTGAACTTTAAGGGCCTTAAGGGCTTTTGATGATCCTCCTGGACGTGGCTTTTAAATTCCCTCGGCACATGGTCCTTGTGCAACACGGGATGAAGCTGCAGTGGTTCTTCTTCCACTATCTTGGTTTTTTGTTTACGTTCAATATTTGTGAAATCGTTTACTGTTTCTGCTCTCGTTATGACCTCTGTAGTTGTAGTGATTGCTCCACTGCCATCTTTAAAGTATATCGCTAACGGTTTCTCAGGTTTTTGAGTTATATGCGGTTTAACTGTGGAGCTAACGTTGTCAGCGTCCTCCAGTAACTTCGGTGTCCTTAAGATATCGGTGTCAGCTTTCTCGTTGCCATATTGGACTTCAGGAGTAAGATGGGTAGGGAAGACGGGAGGTATGGGCGGTGTTCTTTTTGGAATTGGTCTTGTTGACGTAACAACAGTAGTTCGATCGAAGTTTTTATCGTTTTCAGCGGCGTAGAAATCTATTTCCGATGTTTTCGTACCTGCAATTATGTGTTTGCAACAATATTCGTAGGAAAAGGTGATTTGTTAAGTAAATTCTTGTACATACACATGCATAGTTGGTTAATAGGTCCCAGATGTTGAACACACAATGCTGTCGTGTGGTGTACATGTGTAACACAAAACATTGAAATGTGACATGACAAACACAGCCAAGTTTGTGCTCctcatacatacttatatactaAGGTGTTCTTGGTGATTCGTGGATACCTTCAGCTAAGAACTATCCGCAGACTACctttaaaatgatttaaaacCATTTGTTGGATTATAAAACAAGCTTTTACACAATAACAACAACAGTACCTGGAAGGTGTTAATTTAAGATGCAATCACAAACAAGTTACTTTGACGTAGGTGCACTTTGAACGAATAGGTACGACAATATAGGTACTGTCCCAAAGTCTTTATTTAAGAAGCTATCCGTAGACATTTGAAGATGGAGGTACTTACAATTCATCAAGAACACATTCTACTGCGATATAAGTAATTGACTTTCtgaggtaagtacctactgtatAAGTGAGTAAGagagaattaaataaatcagcGAAAATCGTCTCACTACTATCATAGtgagacttaaaaaaaatcctgaactgaataaagaaaattaagcATTTATAGTGGATTATATCATTTCAAACTCTGACTCAAACTTTGGTGTACCTATGGCCAATCTTTAGCGTAAGGTCGAGGACTTTTAATAGAGAACTATACTagaaataatatacatactCTATAAATACTCTATACATACTCTTGCTAGTGCTTATTTGTTACCATACAAAAATGTTAGCAACCGTACCATGTTCGTTTTTGTCGGGTCGATTGTGTTGGTCTCTTGTGCCCGTGAAGTGGGGCCGATGGCCGGCCACAATTGGCTCCCAGTACGTCCCGTTCTCACCCACTCTCGGCTCCAAGTTATCTGGAATTGTAGGGTTAATGATCTCGTTAGTTGTCTTGGTATAGTAATGATGGTTTTCATatttgtactaatattataaagctgaagagtttgtttgtttgtttgaatgcgctaatttcaggaactactggtccgatttgaaaatttttttcagtgttagatagcccatttatcgaggaaggctgtaggcttatatatatactttttatcccggtacgggaagtagttcccacgggatgcgggtgaaaccgctggcagaagctagtttaagaTATAAAGGAAAAGGACAAATTTTatagagcaaaaaaaaaaaaacaaaaatccttGAGAAGAATGTCAACTTTTCAATTGGGAGTTAAGTAAACT
Above is a window of Helicoverpa zea isolate HzStark_Cry1AcR chromosome 1, ilHelZeax1.1, whole genome shotgun sequence DNA encoding:
- the LOC124634059 gene encoding uncharacterized protein LOC124634059 isoform X1 yields the protein MVNGNYVLYGDRPSSESEIVDDHVHSRANDRKNKRKANRTANELQHSLNLAQLDNETDSVKYEKKIKEPRLLRYVPTSEVEENFVTEKFETYDLKPTEERPRRYAFTKKAKNPADGSVNYAYSRSSSSCSSPNGNLPTISEHGEQYGTYRVRAMPSPTVNDLIAGYDTKLDKYFAKPRDVKPFSAKGSHPDSLYRVPAESGAGANKVTRVLRMLRWPVALVAVCIALAVFVYFLMPDNLEPRVGENGTYWEPIVAGHRPHFTGTRDQHNRPDKNEHGTKTSEIDFYAAENDKNFDRTTVVTSTRPIPKRTPPIPPVFPTHLTPEVQYGNEKADTDILRTPKLLEDADNVSSTVKPHITQKPEKPLAIYFKDGSGAITTTTEVITRAETVNDFTNIERKQKTKIVEEEPLQLHPVLHKDHVPREFKSHVQEDHQKPLRPLKFRAQNAPPDMQEFYVRHPSADDINFTSGHSKLFGISIEDAEKMKSTTQSSLYNTRVSPTLPTWRDGDDTTTKKYPSNIYSEVQCRSTRLSLCRGVLPYDLAGTPAKIGHTDITSLMPQIDYLVAANCSDRVRHFVCALLEPECNPPPYPPKKPCYSLCKAVVDTCEGQIPSELIPAFNCKQYGRTNCVAAKTPCYPREFACSDGSCVPRDWICDGTKDCALGEDETTCIQCDQNEYRCGSGGCILKRWLCDGYSDCPDGEDEHVDTCGAHSHHAIDGAHEVGNVHGVDAHEPGEESAGSAPAPAIRRPNRVPVGKKNPRQRAGDESSKELLVTSDSNNSYKRKNFTRRPLPPRLSHYHRAPHSGNEQDNTKDATTETIILKAEEKKLVGDKASQKTVSDNESIEDVNMGDLGFFDEFEKEGKEPSQNPPDQKSAQRMVPTRFGVPPPSSVALPAATQTTRLDKSTHKLDRVIDGAALLRKAVAEQAAEAAEEQGNETFAYVDKDDVAAAPHKSDMGAVAITPGAATDDAEKVALAEGPAPGPGAVYGKDAQWSRAHASPCPSGELRCVDGRCITLSQLCDGTIDCSDHADEDNCYT
- the LOC124634059 gene encoding uncharacterized protein LOC124634059 isoform X2, whose translation is MDMEKDKIVFKGSHPDSLYRVPAESGAGANKVTRVLRMLRWPVALVAVCIALAVFVYFLMPDNLEPRVGENGTYWEPIVAGHRPHFTGTRDQHNRPDKNEHGTKTSEIDFYAAENDKNFDRTTVVTSTRPIPKRTPPIPPVFPTHLTPEVQYGNEKADTDILRTPKLLEDADNVSSTVKPHITQKPEKPLAIYFKDGSGAITTTTEVITRAETVNDFTNIERKQKTKIVEEEPLQLHPVLHKDHVPREFKSHVQEDHQKPLRPLKFRAQNAPPDMQEFYVRHPSADDINFTSGHSKLFGISIEDAEKMKSTTQSSLYNTRVSPTLPTWRDGDDTTTKKYPSNIYSEVQCRSTRLSLCRGVLPYDLAGTPAKIGHTDITSLMPQIDYLVAANCSDRVRHFVCALLEPECNPPPYPPKKPCYSLCKAVVDTCEGQIPSELIPAFNCKQYGRTNCVAAKTPCYPREFACSDGSCVPRDWICDGTKDCALGEDETTCIQCDQNEYRCGSGGCILKRWLCDGYSDCPDGEDEHVDTCGAHSHHAIDGAHEVGNVHGVDAHEPGEESAGSAPAPAIRRPNRVPVGKKNPRQRAGDESSKELLVTSDSNNSYKRKNFTRRPLPPRLSHYHRAPHSGNEQDNTKDATTETIILKAEEKKLVGDKASQKTVSDNESIEDVNMGDLGFFDEFEKEGKEPSQNPPDQKSAQRMVPTRFGVPPPSSVALPAATQTTRLDKSTHKLDRVIDGAALLRKAVAEQAAEAAEEQGNETFAYVDKDDVAAAPHKSDMGAVAITPGAATDDAEKVALAEGPAPGPGAVYGKDAQWSRAHASPCPSGELRCVDGRCITLSQLCDGTIDCSDHADEDNCYT